The proteins below come from a single Drosophila miranda strain MSH22 chromosome Y unlocalized genomic scaffold, D.miranda_PacBio2.1 Contig_Y1_pilon, whole genome shotgun sequence genomic window:
- the LOC117189969 gene encoding E3 ubiquitin-protein ligase RNF25-like, producing MDALQDEVESLEAILMDDVCIKRTACGDVDLIETTVLPLTGEDDEQQYICVTLQVQPTPGYPDVSPTFKLLRPRGLDDARLEAIRTTCNVKIKESLGFPVVFDLIEVVREHLTGSNLPSGQCVVCLYGFAEGDEFIRTECFHYLHSYCLARHLNALRRNYQEEFEKLPAWLQKTADPFQALCPVCREHISDESDSLKCAMPPSELINAPDFKVTQELREMQQRMSQLYLQQKSRGAIIDVKADSAAVISIETEDDVRRRRRREEAEAAKKLEGPAKNEALKPTSSSTFAPVVQETHRVMPEPTNNNYQHHNRRHYRGNRRHQHHGHHHRADRDREPNPGSAGGTSGGSSAATTETGKQTKSQSACSGPTR from the exons ATGGACGC ATTACAAGACGAGGTGGAGTCGCTAGAAGCAATTCTAATGGACGACGTTTGTATCAAGCGCACTGCCTG CGGCGACGTGGACCTAATCGAGACAACGGTTCTTCCGCTGACTGGGGAGGACGACGAACAGCAGTACATATGTGTCACACTGCAGGTGCAGCCGACGCCGGGTTACCCAGACGTCAGTCCCACATTCAAACTGCTTCGTCCCCGAGGACTGGACGACGCTCGCCTGGAGGCCATACGAACCACCTGCAATGTGAAGATTAAGGAGTCGCTGGGCTTTCCCGTGGTCTTCGACCTGATTGAGGTGGTGAGGGAGCATCTGACCGGCAGCAACCTGCCCAGCGGACAGTGCGTGGTCTGTCTGTACGGATTCGCCGAGGGCGACGAGTTCATTCGAACCGAGTGCTTCCATTACCTGCACAGCTACTGCCTAGCCAGGCACTTGAATGCGTTACGGCGCAACTACCAAGAGGAGTTTGAAAAGCTGCCCGCCTGGCTGCAGAAGACGGCTGATCCCTTCCAGGCCCTTTGTCCCGTTTGTCGTGAACACATCAGTGACGAGTCGGACAGCTTAAAATGCGCCATGCCTCCCTCAGAGCTTATCAATGCTCCCGACTTCAAAGTGACCCAAGAGCTTAGGGAAATGCAGCAGCGCATGTCCCAGTTGTATCTGCAGCAAAAAAGTCGCGGAGCCATCATTGATGTAAAGGCCGACAGTGCTGCTGTAATTTCCATTGAGACCGAGGATGATGTACGACGACGTCGGCGTCGTGAAGAGGCGGAGGCCGCTAAGAAATTGGAGGGACCAGCCAAGAACGAGGCCCTTAAACccacaagcagcagcaccttTGCTCCAGTTGTGCAGGAGACACATCGTGTCATGCCAGAGCCGACTAATAACAACTATCAGCATCACAATCGTCGACACTATCGTGGCAACAGGCGCCATCAGCACCACGGACACCACCATCGCGCAGACCGCGATCGCGAGCCCAACCCTGGCTCAGCTGGTGGCACTTCAGGCGGAAGCAGTGCAGCAACTACAGAGACAGGAAAGCAGACGAAGTCTCAGTCTGCCTGCTCTGGGCCTACCAGGTGA
- the LOC117189970 gene encoding uncharacterized protein LOC117189970 codes for MPLPIGVLVPGPILLRKALSSVDMRICGFIGRRGLPEKVYSDNATNFVGASKVLNELHHAYQRDQDRLKAYAARQGVEWCFIPPRALHFGGLWEAAVKSAKQRLVRGVGSAKLTADELCTHLVEVEALLNSRPIASPGNDPSDGEALTPGHLLIGQPLLSLPPESDHDDRCSRGSFAYLKRWRMLSALKQQFWQGWSKDYLVSLQKRHQWATKGPDLDIGCLVLVHEDNTPPQKWTTGRVVAAIKGEDGRVRVAEVRTTAGVIKRPIHKLAKLPIDG; via the exons ATGCCACTCCCTATCGGAGTTCTCGTTCCAGGTCCGATTCTCCTCCGGAAAGCGCTTTCGTCGGTGGACATGCGGATCTGCGG GTTCATCGGGAGAAGAGGCCTTCCGGAGAAGGTGTACAGCGACAACGCCACCAACTTCGTGGGCGCGAGCAAGGTGCTGAACGAGCTGCATCATGCGTACCAGAGGGACCAGGACCGGCTCAAGGCGTACGCAGCGCGCCAAGGCGTCGAGTGGTGTTTCATACCACCGAGAGCACTACACTTCGGCGGATTGTGGGAGGCAGCCGTCAAATCAGCCAAGCAGAGGTTGGTACGCGGAGTGGGCAGCGCCAAGCTCACCGCGGACGAGCTGTGCACCCACCTGGTAGAGGTAGAGGCTCTTCTCAACTCCCGGCCAATCGCGTCCCCAGGCAACGATCCCAGCGATGGAGAAGCGCTAACGCCAGGGCACCTGCTGATCGGGCAGCCGCTTCTTTCGCTGCCGCCCGAATCAGATCACGACGACAGATGCAGCAGGGGAAGCTTCGCGTACTTGAAGCGGTGGCGAATGCTGTCAGCGCTCAAGCAGCAGTTTTGGCAGGGCTGGTCCAAGGACTACCTGGTCAGCCTGCAGAAGCGTCACCAGTGGGCTACCAAAGGGCCAGACTTGGACATTGGCTGTCTAGTGCTCGTCCACGAGGACAACACACCGCCACAGAAGTGGACCACAGGACGAGTGGTGGCCGCAATCAAGGGAGAAGATGGGAGAGTGCGCGTCGCCGAGGTGCGAACAACCGCGGGCGTAATTAAACGCCCAATACACAAATTGGCAAAACTGCCAATAGACGGTTGA